One genomic region from Phoenix dactylifera cultivar Barhee BC4 unplaced genomic scaffold, palm_55x_up_171113_PBpolish2nd_filt_p 000261F, whole genome shotgun sequence encodes:
- the LOC113461902 gene encoding uncharacterized protein LOC113461902, whose product MEPSRRGQPQERNIGWEHGKMLGERHQFQCNYCHKCFKGGGVTRLKQHLAGNSHEISACSECPPTIRQLMRKNLAEIKAAKERAAKQKAEVERQAAEAPSYHLMESQEAEGPDEEETQIQAAMRASLDDRWQQEEVARHRARFGPSFFESGAGSGGSRQDPEFQRTTSVREGKGRGRSRIASILGGFGSRKKSSGGIPPGASIHDVDPHAFPRRDSKQQRVDTMWKKKKKKDMWRAIGSWFHFSHIPANAADDTYYKSAISVIQTAGPGVDPSGPRDIYGELLDNNKEELENWIGSYKSKWPIYGLTLMCDGWTGPTKRAIINFLTYCDTKTFFHKSVDASDKVHNASYILRLMEEVIDQIGEENIVQVVTDNGPQYKLAGQVLMERRPQIFWTPCAAHCIDLILMDVGKIRRVQHTVEIAQRITRYIYSHTWVLSLMRRYAGGEILRPGVTQFATNYIALDSLIEKKGALRQMFVSPEWQESRYAQAGTEGSRMEDLVSRQSFWQRANAIVKAIKPLYELLRAVDSERYPQMGFLYHMMEKAKAQIMEADVAHAQEYIDIIERRWGAQMGRKLHLAAYYLNPRFQYESGIGMDDELLHALRNVIYKMEPDPEVAALCIEETKLFREGSHSFGQRPAVVSKTTMNPAEWWIHFGGSAKNLKRIAIRILSQTVSSTGCERNWSTFGLIHSKQRNRLIQKHLNDLVYVHYNLRLRLKCIQEEVELKYADPIYRTFTDDDDNPMLDWLAAQQQEPELDEPGSPRRPASIIATEAMVDPQQWAERNIPRTPTADMTWLEGSQSPHGWSDAPVQRDDPLMQGRGRGRSTTQSTRSGGRQSQQTRKGKERAPMESVEEETWTSSDEDSGGDGSTSHGGSGGQYGTSYETQPEGSFRYTGESQFTHATQDTDYGRPSDIGRSDTIAYRRRAPRGRSRGQNAAADDLPYGVESIDVSSSESSYYQRPQPAYGYGASESSSGSYYPAQPGGSYGSDFSAGIFGWAPYQDTSQSQSFSERSESSYDPTRIPRGLSIQDYNAAWLEGWVDLPPYYADDPDIDEKHRHSTRF is encoded by the exons ATGGAGCCATCAAGGAGAGGGCAACCCCAAGAGCGTAATATTGGCTGGGAGCATGGGAAGATGCTCGGTGAACGTCACCAGTTTCAGTGCAATTATTGCCACAAATGCTTCAAAGGAGGAGGAGTAACCAGATTAAAGCAGCACTTAGCCGGTAATTCTCATGAGATATCTGCATGCTCGGAGTGCCCACCGACCATCCGTCAGCTGATGAGGAAAAACCTCGCTGAGATCAAAGCAGCCAAGGAGAGGGCTGCCAAGCAGAAAGCGGAGGTGGAACGCCAAGCTGCAGAAGCACCTTCCTATCACTTGATGGAGTCACAGGAGGCCGAGGGTCCAGATGAGGAGGAGACACAGATCCAGGCTGCCATGCGGGCGAGTCTGGATGATCGatggcagcaggaggaggtggcgaggcatcgggctcgatttgggccctcgttTTTTGAGTCGGGCGCCGGTTCTGGTGGAAGCAGACAAGATCCAGAGTTTCAAAGGACAACATCAGTCAGGGAGGGCAAGGGCAGAGGACGTAGCCGGATTGCATCTATCCTGGGTGgttttggtagccgaaagaagtcTTCCGGAGGGATTCCACCAGGTGCGTCAATCcatgatgtagatccgcatGCCTTCCCCAGAAGAGATTCGAAGCAGCAAAGAGTAGACACAatgtggaagaagaagaagaagaaggatatgtggcgagctattggatcctggttccacttcagccacattCCAGCAAATGCTGCAGACGATACATACTACAAGTCTGCCATTTCTGTCATACAGACTGCCGGTCCCGGTGTTGATCCTTCAGGTCCGAGGGACatctacggtgagcttcttgacaacaataaggaagagCTAGAGAATTGGATTGGTTCATATAAAAGCAAGTGGCCCATATATGGGCTCACtctgatgtgtgatggttggaccggtccgacAAAGCGGGCcatcatcaactttctgacatactgtgatacgaagaccttcttccacaagtcaGTTGATGCTTCGGATAAGGTGCACAACGCCTCATACATCCTCAGACTTATggaggaggtgattgatcagattggagaggagaatatcgtgcaggtcgtcactgataaCGGACCGCAATATAAGTTGGCCGGGCaggtcttgatggagcggcgaccacaaattttctggaccccatgtgctgcacattgcaTCGACCTCATCCTGATGGATGTtggaaagatccgtagggtgcaacaTACGGTGGAGATAGCCCAACGCATCACCAGGTATATTTATAGCCATACTTGGGTTCTTTCATTAATGAGAAGGTATGCAGGGGGAGAAATTCTTAGACCAGGAGTCACACAATTTGCTACGAATtacattgcacttgatagccttatcgagaagaaaggagccctacgtcagatgtttgttAGTCCCGAGTGGCAGGAAAGTAGATATGCCCAGGCCGGCACTGAAGGAAGCAGGATGGAAGACTTGGTAAGCAGGCAGTCATTCTGGCAGCGGGCCAATGCGatagtcaaggctatcaaaccattatatgaatTGCTGCGGGCCGTGGATAGCGAGAGGTATCCCCAGATGGGctttttgtatcacatgatggagaaGGCAAAGGCTCAGATCATGGAGGCAGATGTAGCCCATGCCCAGgagtacatcgacatcattgagcGGCGGTGGGGAGCCCAAATGGGTAGGAAattgcatctagcag catactatcTGAATCCCCGGTTTCAGTACGAGAgtggaattggtatggatgatgaacttcttcatgctctgcgtaatgttatttataagatggagcctgatccagaagTCGCCGCGTTATGTATAGAAGAG accaaattatttagagagggtAGCCACAGCTTTGGACAGCGACCAGCTGTCGTGAGCAAGACAACTATGAATCCAG ctgaatggtggattcattttggcggatccgcaaaaaatcttaagcggatagctatccggattCTCTCCCAAACGGTCTCCTCGACTGGCTGTGAGCGCAACTGGTCCACCTTCGGCCTCATCCACAGCAAACAAAGGAACCGTTTGATACAAAAGCACCTCAACGACTTAGTTTATGTGCACTACAATCTACGGTTGAGGCTAAAATGCATTCAagaggaagtggagctcaagtatgcaGATCCCATCTATAGAACTTTtacagatgatgatgataatcctATGCTCGACTGGCTTGCGGCccagcagcaggagcccgagcttgaTGAGCCGGGATCACCTCGACGACCAGCCAGTATCATAGCCACCGAGGCTATGGTCGATCCACagcaatgggctgagcgcaaCATTCCACGCACTCCTACAGCTGATATGACGTGGCTAGAGGGGAGCCAGTCACCGCATGGCTGGTCCGATGCTCCCGTTCAGAGAGATGATCCTCTCATGCAAGGACGAGGACGAGGACGCTCTACTACCCAGTCGACTCGATCAGGAGGGCGTCAATCCCaacaaacaagaaaaggaaaggaaagggccccaatggagagtgtcgaggaggagacttggaccagcagcgatgaagattctggtggtgatggatctactagccatggaggaagtggaggacagtatggtactAGTTATGAGACACAGCCGGAGGGAAGTTTTCGATACACCGGTGAGTCTCAGTTTACACATGCTACACAAGATACGGACTACGGTAGGCCGTCTGATATAGGCCGGTCAGATACCATTGCATATCGAAGAagagctcctcgaggtcgttcaaGAGGCCAGAatgcagctgcagatgacctTCCATATGGAGTCGAATCCATTGATGTATCAAGTTCCGAGTCTTCCTATTATCAGCGGCCTCAGCCAgcctatggatatggtgcatcaGAGTCATCTTCCGGTAGCTACTATCCTGCGCAGCCCGGAGGATCTTACGGATCGGATTTTAGTGccggcatattcggatgggccccttatcaagacacctctcagagccagagcttcagcgagagatccgagagttCTTATGATCCAACGCGCATTCCTCGAGGATtgagcatacaagactacaatgccgcttggttagagggatgggttgatctgcctccatattatgctgatgatccagatattgacgagaagcatcgccattcgacccgattttag
- the LOC103717330 gene encoding alpha-glucan water dikinase 2: MSSLSTTNRQQTPAVHRFELGEGMQLKVNVSRALDGCSSVIEIQLINCSRSLILHWGCVYSGQINWLLPNNYPTGTKIYKRSALQTPFSKRGDIYLITIELRDPKIDAIEFVLKDERQHRWFKLSQGNFRIDIPKVEACDSHSSIPKDLVEHKAYLIWESRGRPKSSLQEKKADYDAAFEDIQGQLSKGLSLDEIRSSQCLKESPVKRAFDYKETPMASKNSLSSFYHKKHDVSQWLTKKSLHNNKSDYFHPSTFLNLVEKTMGGGDNANLRQSYNIGSNELVVLLKSGRGECHIILAVNLKGATVLHWGVSKMSAGEWLVPPSEILPERSKLLDGACQTYFREISSGHESFQFVDINLKRSNLMGVQFVLWSGGFWLKNNGSNFYISLKSVKLTPGKGEGDGTKICKWLLDEISEREKDAERSLMHRFSIAKDLTERCKNEGELGLIGILVWLRFMACRQLCWNKNYNVKPREISAVQDKFTDLLERIYTEQQDHREILRLILATVGRGGQGDLGQRIRDEILVLQRNNHCKSGMMEEWHQKLHNNSSPDDVIICQALLDYAKSNFDINVYWRTLNSNGLTKRILASYDRPIVSEPQFPAEAKEGLIHDLAAYLKTLKAVHSGADLESAIATFLGYTCKGYDSMNMGKSHHANCLSPKLQESLNFIQAHAGEKNFGPLLEKLLESRIELHPILFGASGRLKDFIYLDLALDSAVKTSIEKSFTVLSNAHLQELMSLVSLMLENLCLSTVNNEDLIYITKDWYRACDSYKPHDQQWSLHTKAVLDRIQLTLADKAQYYLKMMQPSAEYLGKLLRVESWAVVNFTEELIRAGSGATLSILVNRLNPIIRNIANLGSWQVISPVEVCGFIDCVNKLIDVQSKVFNRPTIIISNKVTGEEEIPDGVVGVLTSDMPDVLSHVSIRARNNKVCFASCFDQNILQDLQLKKGMKISVRPTPSGLAYSEVKSVCSFYPQKASFSPKGVMLKKKTFSGRFAISAQEFSSEMVGAKSNNIEYLRGRVPSWIKVPISVALPFGAFEASISAEVNKDLAKKVSFFNGLVNGGDIAKLQMIQDAILEMKAPFQLMSELKYKMRSSKLCWPGDEGEERWNQAWQAIKKEACPTSTLSWSGIGRCQSVPLSTGPQ, encoded by the exons ATGTCATCTTTGAGCACCACCAACCGTCAGCAGACACCTGCTGTTCATCGTTTTGAGCTCGGGGAAGGAATGCAGCTCAAG GTTAATGTATCTAGAGCTTTGGATGGCTGTAGTTCGGTTATTGAGATTCAACTTATAAACTGCTCAAGGTCCTTGATTCTTCACTGGGGATGCGTCTATAGTGGACAGAT AAACTGGCTTCTTCCCAATAATTATCCTACGGGGACCAAAATATACAAGAGAAGTGCTCTGCAGACACCATTTTCAAAG AGAGGAGACATCTACTTGATTACAATTGAGTTGCGGGATCCCAAGATTGATGCCATTGAATTTGTTCTGAAGGACGAAAGACAGCATCGGTG GTTTAAACTGAGCCAAGGAAACTTCCGAATTGATATACCCAAGGTCGAGGCATGTGATTCACATTCGTCAATACCAAAGGATCTGGTAGAACATAAAGCATATTTAATATGGGAGAGTAGAGGCAGACCTAAGAGCTCACTTCAAGAAAAGAAG GCAGACTATGATGCTGCTTTTGAAGATATACAAGGACAATTATCAAAGGGCCTTTCCCTTGATGAAATTAGGAGTAGTCAATGTTTAAAAGAAAGTCCTGTCAAGAGGGCCTTCGATTATAAAGAAACACCTATggcttcaaaaaattcattgtcatctttttatcacaaaaAGCATGATGTGAGCCAGTGGTTGACCAAAAAATCTTTACATAACAACAAAAGTGATTATTTTCATCCATCAACTTTCTTAAATCTTGTTGAGAAAACAATGGGAGGAGGAGACAATGCCAACCTGAGACAATCATATAATATTGGAAGTAATGAATTAGTG GTCCTCTTGAAAAGTGGCAGAGGGGAGTGCCACATCATTCTTGCTGTCAATCTGAAAGGGGCTACAGTGCTTCACTGGGGAGTATCAAAGATGTCAGCAGGAGAATGGTTG GTCCCTCCATCAGAGATATTACCGGAGAGATCAAAGCTGCTAGATGGAGCATGCCAAACTTATTTCAGAGAAATATCAAGTGGACATGAATCATTTCAG TTTGTGGACATCAACCTCAAGAGAAGCAATCTTATGGGAGTGCAATTTGTGCTGTGGTCTGGTGGGTTTTGGTTGAAGAACAATGGTTCAAATTTCTATATAAGCCTGAAATCAGTGAAACTGACACCTGGAAAG GGTGAAGGGGATGGAACAAAAATTTGCAAGTGGTTGCTTGATGAAATATCTGAGAGAGAAAAGGATGCTGAAAGATCATTAATGCACAG ATTCAGCATTGCAAAAGATTTGACAGAACGATGTAAAAATGAAGGGGAGTTGGGTCTCATTGGTATATTGGTATGGTTGCGGTTCATGGCATGCAGACAACTTTGTTggaataagaactacaatgtgAAACCACG AGAAATTAGTGCGGTTCAAGATAAGTTCACTGATTTGTTGGAAAGAATATATACTGAACAACAAGATCATAGAGAAATCTTGAGATTAATTTTGGCAACTGTAGGCCGTGGAGGTCAGGGTGACCTTGGGCAACGAATTCGAGATGAAATACTAGTGCTTCAG AGGAATAATCACTGCAAAAGTGGTATGATGGAGGAGTGGCACCAAAAATTGCATAATAACAGCAGCCCGGATGATGTTATCATATGCCAG GCTCTATTGGATTATGCTAAAAGTAATTTTGATATAAATGTTTACTGGAGAACATTGAATTCAAATGGTCTGACAAAACGCATACTTGCAAGCTATGACCGACCCATTGTTTCAGAACCTCAATTCCCTGCGGAAGCTAAAGAAGGACTTATTCACGATCTTGCAGCATACCTGAAGACGCTTAAG GCTGTTCATTCAGGTGCTGATCTTGAATCTGCAATTGCCACTTTCTTGGGCTACACATGCAAG GGTTATGACTCTATGAACATGGGAAAAAGTCATCATGCCAATTGTTTATCACCAAAGCTACAG GAATCGCTAAACTTCATCCAAGCACATGCAGGAGAAAAGAACTTTGGTCCTCTGCTGGAG AAATTACTAGAATCACGCATTGAACTTCATCCAATTCTTTTTGGGGCTAGTGGGAGGTTgaaagattttatataccttgacCTTGCTTTGGACTCAGCCGTTAAAACATCCATAGAGAAGAGCTTCACTGTACTGAGCAATGCACATTTGCAG GAACTTATGTCTTTGGTATCTTTGATGCTTGAAAACTTGTGCCTTTCAACAGTCAACAATGAAGACCTCATTTATATCACCAAG GACTGGTACCGTGCCTGTGATTCATATAAACCTCATGATCAGCAGTGGTCCTTGCATACAAAAGCTGTTCTTGACCGTATACAGCTGACACTTGCTGATAAGGCTCAATATTACCTGAAAATGATGCAACCAAGTGCAGAATATCTAGGCAAATTGCTTAGAGTGGAATCTTGGGCT GTTGTCAATTTCACAGAGGAGTTAATCAGAGCAGGGTCTGGAGCAACTCTCTCAATACTTGTTAATCGTCTAAATCCCATAATTCGAAATATAGCAAACCTGGGAAG CTGGCAGGTTATCAGTCCAGTGGAAGTATGTGGTTTCATAGACTGTGTGAACAAACTTATAGATGTTCAGAGCAAAGTCTTCAACAGACCGACGATTATAATATCAAATAAAGTGACCGGTGAGGAAGAGATCCCGGATGGAGTTGTTGGGGTGCTGACATCAGATATGCCTGATGTTCTATCTCATGTTTCTATAAGAGCTAGAAATAATAAG GTGTGTTTTGCTTCATGCTttgatcaaaatattcttcaagatCTCCAACTGAAGAAGGGCATGAAAATTTCAGTAAGACCAACACCATCGGGCCTAGCATACAG TGAAGTCAAGTCAGTTTGTTCTTTTTACCCGCAAAAAGCATCTTTCTCTCCAAAAGGAGTGATGTTAAAGAAGAAGACTTTCAGTGGCAGATTTGCTATCTCAGCTCAGGAGTTCTCCAGTGAAATG GTTGGTGCTAAATCCAACAACATTGAATATCTTAGAGGTAGAGTCCCATCATGGATAAAAGTTCCAATTTCGGTTGCTCTTCCTTTTGGAGCGTTTGAAGCTTCCATTTCAGCAGAGGTTAACAAG GATTTGGCAAAGAAAGtttctttcttcaatggattaGTAAATGGAGGAGACATTGCAAAACTTCAAATGATACAAGATGCTATATTAGAAATGAAAGCTCCTTTTCAGTTG